In a single window of the Nitrospirota bacterium genome:
- a CDS encoding response regulator, translated as MNKYDAVEILIVEDSPTDVELTVRALREQNLANEIFIAGDGEEALDFLFCRGRYSDRNPCKSVRVVFLDLKLPKISGIEVLKEIKNNKNTRYLPVVVVTSSREDPDIQSAYDLGANSYVVKPVDFDAFRKAMSNAGLYWLLINHPPKISIKE; from the coding sequence ATGAACAAATATGATGCAGTCGAAATCCTGATTGTGGAAGATAGCCCGACAGATGTAGAGCTCACAGTCAGGGCGTTAAGGGAGCAAAATCTTGCAAACGAGATATTTATCGCAGGAGACGGTGAAGAAGCACTTGACTTCCTTTTCTGCAGAGGACGATATTCAGACAGGAATCCATGTAAGTCAGTGAGGGTTGTATTTCTTGACCTGAAACTACCAAAAATAAGCGGAATTGAAGTCCTTAAAGAGATTAAAAACAATAAAAATACAAGATATTTACCAGTGGTAGTCGTAACATCTTCACGTGAAGACCCTGATATTCAGAGTGCATATGATCTTGGAGCTAACAGTTATGTAGTAAAACCAGTTGATTTTGATGCTTTCCGCAAGGCAATGAGTAATGCCGGCTTATACTGGTTGTTGATAAACCATCCACCGAAGATTTCAATAAAAGAATAG